The following proteins are encoded in a genomic region of Arachis stenosperma cultivar V10309 chromosome 4, arast.V10309.gnm1.PFL2, whole genome shotgun sequence:
- the LOC130974467 gene encoding uncharacterized protein LOC130974467 has translation MDDRVLLKIYYHGQILLQTAEGVKFVCENPLDIIIPFTLSFEEFKGVICEKMDSQICRRISCILYRNPVSVFGGFVQFQIKYVTDEASMQDMFSVYMETRSQISIIELYIEFEQSETDRNIEMENYNSDSEEEFESNYECVDPGGDGDPADDTMQADVADVANALVNQHPFVEPTFMRSLDLEAMHTPEFPEVMNAAERPVVPDGEFMVGMEFSSREAVIKAMKDYTIRRGVDYRVYESEPTTFYAKCTQYGSGCDWLIRVTKMSRKYCWEVRRYNGSHTCTRACISQDHSKLGSDTIAEAIKPLVEVDPSIKVKSVIAEVQSKFNYTVSYRKAWLAKQKAVESIFGGWEASYEALPIWFEAMCHKEPSAVVHFETMPAYQGDDLVPDIRVLHRVFWSYYPCIRAFRHCKPIVQVDGTHLYGKYKGCLLVAVSQDGNNNIVPIAFAIVEGETSDAWHFFLSNLRQHVVTRDGVGLISDRHESINSAIVRSNGAWSPPRAFHMFCIRHIESNFLRKFKAPYLQKLIVNIGYSRTVREYEIRYQRLRERGEAYSSWLDRIPREQYALAFDGGYRWGHMTTNLVECINSVLKGARNLPVTALVKATFYRLNELFTRKRAEAEARINAGHVFSEVVTTKLHANQRASGNIQVSCFDRQNEVFEVREMPSGVEYAVDLRRRVCDCGEFQVDRIPCRHVFACCANQRLDWQVYVHEVYKMDQIRRVYRARFRPLGNPTTWPVYNGPRFVGNPFLRRVAKGRPKMTRFLNEMDTRMLRAPRRCKQCGAEGHSRSRCRQRGGASADPAT, from the exons ATGGATGATAGAGTATTGTTAAAGATTTATTATCATGGGCAGATTTTGTTACAAACAGCTGAAGGTGTAAAATTTGTGTGTGAAAATCCGTTGGATATTATTATTCCATTTACATTGTCATTTGAAGAATTTAAAGGTGTAATTTGTGAGAAGATGGATTCTCAAATATGTAGGAGAATATCGTGTATTTTGTACAGGAACCCAGTATCTGTATTTGGTGGGTTCGTTCAGTTTCAAATCAAATATGTAACCGATGAAGCGAGCATGCAAGATATGTTTTCAGTGTACATGGAAACTCGCTCACAGATATCAATCATCGAGCTGTATATTGAGTTTGAGCAGTCGGAAACTGACCGGAATATTGAGATGGAAAATTATAATAGTGATAGTGAGGAGGAGTTTGAAAGTAATTATGAATGCGTTGATCCGGGCGGAGATGGAGATCCGGCCGATGACACTATGCAGGCAGATGTGGCCGATGTGGCAAATGCACTAGTAAACCAGCATCCGTTTGTGGAGCCTACTTTCATGCGCTCACTGGACTTGGAGGCCATGCATACACCGGAATTTCCTGAGGTTATGAATGCAG CAGAGCGTCCTGTTGTACCGGATGGTGAATTTATGGTGGGGATGGAATTCAGTTCTAGGGAGGCAGTGATTAAGGCGATGAAAGATTATACAATCCGTCGAGGCGTGGATTATCGGGTGTACGAGTCGGAGCCAACAACATTCTATGCTAAATGTACACAGTACGGTTCCGGTTGTGACTGGCTGATCAGGGTGACTAAAATGTCCCGAAAGTACTGCTGGGAGGTAAGGAGGTACAACGGTAGTCACACGTGTACTCGAGCATGCATTTCTCAAGATCATTCCAAATTGGGTTCCGACACAATTGCAGAAGCCATTAAGCCGTTGGTAGAAGTTGACCCATCTATAAAAGTAAAATCAGTCATTGCGGAGGTCCAGTCGAAGTTTAATTACACTGTAAGTTATCGGAAAGCCTGGTTAGCAAAGCAGAAGGCAGTGGAGTCAATTTTCGGCGGGTGGGAAGCTTCGTATGAAGCTTTGCCCATATGGTTTGAGGCCATGTGTCACAAAGAGCCATCAGCGGTCGTTCACTTTGAAACAATGCCTGCGTACCAGGGTGATGACTTGGTTCCTGACATCCGTGTCTTACATCGAGTCTTCTGGAGTTATTACCCTTGTATCAGAGCATTCCGACATTGCAAGCCAATAGTGCAGGTAGACGGAACTCATTTGTATGGAAAATATAAAGGTTGTCTGTTAGTGGCAGTTTCTCAGGACGGCAACAACAATATTGTGCCCATTGCATTCGCGATAGTGGAGGGGGAGACTTCAGACGCGTGGCACTTTTTTCTCAGTAACTTGCGACAACATGTGGTGACGCGTGACGGTGTGGGCCTTATATCCGACAGACATGAATCCATAAACTCAGCTATTGTTCGGAGTAACGGAGCCTGGTCTCCTCCTAGGGCTTTCCACATGTTTTGTATCAGGCATATAGAGTCGAACTTCCTGAGAAAGTTCAAGGCTCCATACCTGCAGAAGCTTATCGTCAACATAG GATATTCGAGAACGGTCCGCGAGTACGAGATACGTTATCAGCGACTGCGCGAACGCGGTGAGGCCTACAGTAGCTGGCTAGACAGGATACCGCGCGAGCAGTATGCCTTGGCATTTGATGGTGGATACCGATGGGGTCATATGACAACCAATCTGGTAGAGTGCATCAACTCGGTTTTGAAAGGAGCGCGCAATCTCCCAGTCACTGCACTTGTTAAGGCAACGTTTTACAGGCTTAATGAGTTATTCACACGAAAAAGGGCCGAGGCTGAGGCACGTATTAATGCTGGACATGTGTTCTCTGAGGTTGTGACGACTAAATTGCATGCAAATCAGCGGGCATCGGGAAACATCCAGGTTAGTTGCTTTGATAGACAGAATGAGGTATTTGAGGTACGTGAGATGCCTAGTGGAGTGGAGTACGCAGTCGACCTACGTCGAAGAGTTTGTGACTGTGGCGAATTCCAAGTGGATCGCATTCCGTGTCGACATGTATTTGCTTGTTGTGCAAATCAGCGACTTGATTGGCAGGTGTATGTTCATGAAGTATACAAGATGGACCAAATTCGAAGAGTTTACAGAGCTAGGTTTAGGCCACTAGGAAATCCGACAACGTGGCCCGTTTATAATGGACCTCGTTTTGTAGGCAATCCGTTTCTTAGACGTGTTGCCAAAGGTCGGCCAAAGATGACCCGCTTCTTAAACGAGATGGACACTCGGATGCTGCGTGCGCCAAGACGCTGCAAGCAATGTGGGGCCGAGGGCCACAGCCGTAGCAGATGTCGTCAACGTGGTGGTGCAAGTGCAGATCCAGCCACATGA